One Malaclemys terrapin pileata isolate rMalTer1 chromosome 21, rMalTer1.hap1, whole genome shotgun sequence DNA window includes the following coding sequences:
- the RIIAD1 gene encoding RIIa domain-containing protein 1, protein MADVASGLEGLDLGALSPEQQAQLMEFKINTRIANEKYLRSHKEVELLLSGFLREIMLRRPENIPEFAAEHFTDPELPMKTQKKLAEKANQVN, encoded by the exons ATGGCTGATGTGGCCTCCGGCTTGGAGGGCCTGGATCTGGGGGCCctgagcccagagcagcaggcacagcTCATGGAGTTcaag ATTAACACTCGCATTGCCAATGAGAAGTACCTGAGGTCTCACAAAGAAGttgagctgctgctatcaggATTTCTGAG aGAAATTATGCTGAGAAGACCAGAGAATATCCCTGAGTTTGCAGCAG AACATTTTACGGATCCGGAGCTTCCAATGAAGACGCAGAAAAAACTAGCGGAAAAAGCAAACCAGGTGAATTGA